In one window of Polynucleobacter sp. AM-7D1 DNA:
- a CDS encoding LON peptidase substrate-binding domain-containing protein has product MNKSSPNAFWIPLFPLGTTLFPGGIIALKIFEARYLDMMKRCLREDASFGVVSILDSNPSEADANAGAHFSNVGTLAKLEEFDAVQPALYMTKSYGTQRFKLISVKQEADGLWMGEVELIDPDPEMPLPKEHEKVAALLQEIISVIRSEDLLGDDAFKMPANLDDCGWVANRLAELLPLPPAQKNHLLAQSNPRIRLDLISEIIEDDGLRNIVIH; this is encoded by the coding sequence ATGAATAAGTCTTCACCAAATGCTTTCTGGATTCCACTTTTCCCGCTGGGAACTACCTTATTTCCAGGCGGTATTATTGCCCTCAAAATATTTGAGGCGCGTTATTTAGACATGATGAAGCGTTGCCTGCGAGAAGATGCTTCTTTCGGTGTCGTCAGCATTCTTGATAGCAACCCCAGTGAGGCGGATGCCAATGCAGGAGCCCACTTTTCAAACGTTGGTACCTTAGCGAAATTGGAAGAATTTGACGCAGTGCAGCCTGCCCTCTACATGACTAAGTCCTATGGGACGCAACGCTTTAAGTTAATCTCCGTTAAACAAGAAGCTGATGGCTTATGGATGGGTGAAGTTGAGCTCATAGACCCGGATCCTGAAATGCCCTTACCTAAAGAGCATGAAAAGGTAGCCGCACTACTTCAAGAAATTATTTCTGTCATCAGAAGTGAAGATCTGCTTGGAGATGATGCATTCAAAATGCCAGCAAACCTAGATGATTGTGGATGGGTTGCCAATCGATTGGCTGAACTCTTGCCGCTCCCTCCAGCACAGAAGAACCATTTGCTTGCTCAAAGTAACCCTAGAATCCGACTCGACTTAATCTCCGAAATTATTGAGGATGATGGCTTACGTAATATCGTGATTCATTAA
- a CDS encoding NAD(P)/FAD-dependent oxidoreductase: MNGNPTIKRVAIIGAGIAGLSCARELQSHGLSADVYEKSRGPSGRMSTRRTPDWSAGHGAQYFTARDPRFIQEVQHWIKTGSAAIWKPKLKVYEAGVWRDSNSEEIRYVGTPNMNSPGKHLAEELSIQYEATISQMQRRSGKWHLQCNEIGDIPTLYDVVVLAIPAPQSSVLIKDLDDRASRITATAEMKACWTMMAHLPHQLTTDFDAAFINQEIISWICQNRSKPMRQSNLWTIHGNPSWSQENVEISKEDAQDQMLKCLTSLGFNCEDAEISMHRWRYASGGLQNPMNFLLLSDIGLGLCGDWLNGGRVEGAWLSGLELSMALKQMVD; the protein is encoded by the coding sequence ATGAATGGCAATCCAACAATCAAAAGGGTAGCAATTATTGGCGCAGGTATCGCGGGTCTCTCCTGTGCGCGTGAGCTTCAATCTCATGGATTATCTGCAGACGTATATGAAAAGAGTCGCGGACCCAGTGGGCGAATGAGCACACGTCGTACACCAGATTGGTCAGCAGGCCATGGTGCCCAGTACTTCACAGCCAGAGATCCCCGTTTTATTCAGGAGGTCCAACATTGGATCAAGACCGGCAGCGCTGCAATCTGGAAACCCAAACTCAAGGTCTACGAGGCTGGGGTATGGCGGGACAGTAACTCAGAAGAAATTCGCTATGTTGGCACCCCGAATATGAACTCACCAGGAAAGCATCTTGCCGAAGAGTTATCAATTCAATATGAAGCAACAATCTCTCAGATGCAGCGCAGATCTGGCAAGTGGCATCTTCAGTGCAATGAGATTGGCGATATCCCAACTCTGTATGATGTTGTCGTTTTAGCGATACCCGCCCCTCAGTCGAGCGTCTTAATTAAAGATCTTGACGACAGGGCCTCTAGGATCACTGCTACCGCCGAAATGAAGGCATGCTGGACCATGATGGCGCATCTCCCCCATCAACTTACAACAGACTTTGATGCTGCCTTTATCAACCAAGAAATCATAAGCTGGATTTGTCAGAATAGATCAAAGCCTATGCGTCAAAGTAATCTTTGGACCATTCATGGCAACCCTAGCTGGAGTCAAGAGAATGTTGAAATCAGCAAAGAAGATGCCCAAGACCAGATGCTTAAGTGCTTAACAAGTCTTGGGTTTAACTGTGAAGATGCAGAAATCAGCATGCACCGCTGGCGCTATGCGAGCGGTGGTCTACAAAATCCAATGAACTTCCTTTTGCTATCCGATATTGGCTTAGGACTTTGTGGGGATTGGCTCAATGGCGGCAGAGTGGAAGGCGCCTGGTTAAGCGGACTCGAACTGTCTATGGCGCTAAAACAGATGGTGGACTAA
- the thrC gene encoding threonine synthase, whose amino-acid sequence MRYQSTRGNSPQQSFLEILLGGLAPDGGLYLPTEYPQVTKEQLDSWRGLSYADLAYEVLSLYCDDIPEADLRALLRKTYTEQVYCNGRTEDNAQDITPLHWLGEEQGTRIGLLSLSNGPTLAFKDMAMQLLGNLFEYALKKKGQKLNILGATSGDTGSAAEYAMRGKEGVKVFMLSPRGKMSAFQSAQMYSLQDPNIFNLAVAGVFDDCQDIVKAVSNDHSYKASHQIGTVNSINWGRVVAQVVYYFQGYLLATKSSSEKVSFTVPSGNFGNICAGHIARMMGLPIAHLIAATNENDVLDEFFRTGVYRARKSAETLHTSSPSMDISKASNFERFVFDLMGKDGKVTAGMFKQVDEAGGFDISKDAVFKDIAKYGFQSGRSTHENRLETIRNIDSQYGVMIDTHTADGVKVAREHLQAGIPMIVLETALPIKFEETIEVALGRPAECPPAFKDIKSKPQRVENIDADVNQVKNFITAHVN is encoded by the coding sequence ATGCGTTACCAATCTACTCGTGGCAATAGCCCGCAACAATCTTTTCTAGAAATCCTCCTTGGTGGATTGGCGCCGGATGGTGGTTTGTATCTGCCGACTGAGTATCCACAAGTCACTAAAGAGCAGCTCGATTCTTGGCGTGGATTGTCTTATGCCGATCTCGCTTATGAAGTCTTGAGTTTGTATTGTGATGACATTCCTGAGGCGGATTTACGCGCTTTATTACGTAAGACCTACACAGAGCAAGTCTATTGCAACGGCCGGACTGAAGATAATGCTCAAGACATCACGCCATTACATTGGCTGGGTGAAGAGCAGGGCACACGCATTGGTTTGCTGAGTTTATCTAATGGGCCAACACTGGCATTCAAAGATATGGCGATGCAGTTGCTCGGCAATCTCTTTGAATACGCGTTAAAGAAAAAAGGGCAGAAGCTCAATATTTTGGGCGCGACTTCTGGTGATACCGGCAGTGCGGCTGAATACGCGATGCGTGGCAAAGAAGGTGTGAAAGTATTTATGCTTTCACCACGCGGCAAGATGAGCGCTTTCCAATCCGCACAAATGTATTCATTGCAAGATCCAAATATTTTTAACTTGGCGGTTGCCGGTGTATTCGATGATTGCCAAGATATTGTGAAGGCAGTGAGTAATGATCACAGCTATAAGGCAAGCCACCAAATTGGTACTGTGAACTCCATTAACTGGGGCCGAGTAGTTGCTCAGGTTGTTTACTATTTTCAAGGTTATTTACTGGCAACCAAATCAAGCTCCGAAAAAGTATCTTTCACTGTGCCGTCTGGTAACTTTGGCAATATCTGCGCTGGCCACATTGCCCGCATGATGGGCTTGCCAATCGCCCATTTGATCGCTGCTACGAATGAGAATGATGTTCTCGATGAGTTCTTTCGCACTGGCGTGTATCGTGCGCGTAAGTCTGCTGAGACTTTGCATACCTCAAGCCCATCTATGGATATTTCTAAAGCGAGTAACTTTGAGCGCTTTGTATTTGATCTGATGGGCAAAGATGGCAAGGTAACCGCTGGCATGTTTAAGCAAGTGGACGAAGCTGGTGGCTTTGATATTTCTAAAGATGCTGTCTTTAAAGACATTGCTAAGTATGGTTTCCAATCTGGTCGCAGCACTCATGAGAACCGCCTTGAGACAATTCGCAATATTGACTCACAGTATGGCGTCATGATTGATACGCATACAGCTGATGGCGTGAAGGTGGCGCGCGAGCATTTGCAAGCAGGCATTCCGATGATTGTTCTCGAGACTGCTTTGCCTATTAAATTTGAAGAAACGATTGAAGTGGCATTGGGGCGTCCTGCAGAATGCCCACCGGCATTTAAAGATATCAAGTCAAAGCCGCAGCGCGTTGAAAATATCGATGCTGATGTCAATCAAGTGAAGAACTTCATTACTGCTCACGTTAACTAA
- the moaE gene encoding molybdopterin synthase catalytic subunit MoaE, whose translation MQNDFIRIQEQDFDLTTEVQALRKNDPRVGAIATFVGTVRDMNDGSQVKGMTLEHYPGMTEKSLEEIIRQARGRWDLYKTLVIHRVGPLFPEDQIVLVAVTSAHRGEAFAACEFIMDYLKTAAPFWKKEETPEGGKWVDARVTDDAAMARWS comes from the coding sequence ATGCAGAACGATTTCATCCGCATTCAAGAGCAAGACTTTGACCTCACTACTGAAGTTCAAGCGCTGCGCAAGAATGATCCTCGCGTAGGCGCGATAGCCACTTTTGTTGGCACCGTCCGAGATATGAATGATGGCAGTCAAGTTAAAGGCATGACGCTGGAGCACTATCCTGGCATGACAGAAAAATCCTTAGAGGAAATCATTCGGCAGGCTAGAGGCCGCTGGGATCTGTATAAGACCTTAGTCATCCATCGAGTAGGACCATTGTTTCCTGAAGACCAGATTGTTTTAGTAGCAGTCACCAGCGCTCACCGAGGTGAGGCATTTGCTGCCTGTGAGTTCATCATGGACTACCTTAAAACAGCAGCCCCATTTTGGAAAAAAGAAGAGACCCCTGAAGGTGGTAAATGGGTTGATGCTCGCGTCACAGACGATGCTGCAATGGCGCGCTGGAGTTAA
- a CDS encoding Rrf2 family transcriptional regulator: protein MNVNTAVKAALNTLVDIASHSNGVQPVTGLELAQRQKLSVSRIELLLSALRAAGIVKGTKGRNGGYMLLQDPRMVTIKDVVLAMNYIKKRKVEACDIASELYQSLETYMLSCMANVSLSDAIKDYVPRFSEAKTAPERQTFSYPEPKVNKPSKGEVQRVIKAPFKKVEDVPLGPNSIFSFGDYLHKAG from the coding sequence ATGAACGTTAATACAGCTGTCAAAGCCGCCCTAAATACCCTAGTGGACATAGCTTCCCACTCCAATGGGGTGCAGCCTGTTACTGGATTGGAATTGGCGCAACGTCAAAAATTGTCCGTAAGCAGAATAGAGCTTTTGCTTAGTGCATTGCGGGCAGCAGGAATTGTCAAGGGTACCAAAGGTCGCAATGGGGGTTACATGCTCCTGCAGGACCCTAGAATGGTCACTATCAAAGATGTAGTCTTAGCCATGAATTACATCAAGAAACGTAAGGTTGAGGCTTGCGATATCGCGAGTGAGTTGTATCAATCCCTAGAGACTTATATGCTCAGCTGCATGGCCAATGTGAGCCTTTCTGATGCCATCAAGGATTATGTACCACGATTTAGCGAGGCTAAAACTGCCCCAGAGCGCCAAACTTTTTCATATCCAGAGCCCAAGGTCAATAAACCATCTAAGGGTGAGGTGCAGAGGGTAATCAAAGCGCCTTTTAAGAAGGTGGAGGATGTTCCATTGGGACCAAACTCTATTTTTAGTTTTGGCGACTATCTACACAAAGCAGGATAA
- a CDS encoding tetratricopeptide repeat protein, translated as MSWNLTGKIFASIVMAVAPWIVSMAADTAPTKSDPAWLTDARASINSNNYDQALKQLQSANEVNSADWNNLMGYSLRKKQPPDLAASEKYYQAALKIDPDHRSAMEYYGELLLMKKDLPGAEAMLARLDKACLFGCEEYSDLKASIAKYQGKK; from the coding sequence TTGAGTTGGAATTTAACTGGAAAAATATTTGCTTCGATTGTGATGGCAGTAGCACCATGGATAGTTTCTATGGCTGCTGATACAGCTCCGACAAAATCTGATCCTGCATGGCTAACGGATGCGCGAGCCAGTATTAACTCTAATAACTATGATCAAGCATTAAAGCAGCTACAGTCAGCGAATGAAGTGAATTCTGCGGACTGGAATAATCTTATGGGCTATAGTCTGCGAAAAAAACAGCCGCCAGATTTAGCTGCCTCCGAGAAGTATTACCAAGCAGCCCTGAAGATTGATCCAGATCACAGATCAGCCATGGAGTATTACGGTGAACTGCTCTTGATGAAGAAGGATCTACCTGGGGCAGAGGCTATGTTGGCTAGACTGGATAAGGCTTGTCTGTTTGGTTGTGAAGAGTACAGTGACCTCAAAGCGAGTATTGCCAAGTATCAAGGTAAAAAGTAA
- the moaD gene encoding molybdopterin converting factor subunit 1: MKLELRFFASLREGLGLSSESITAPADVKTIADLRAYLAQRGNPWADVLASSKVIRCALNQEMVSDSTMLVEGAEVAFFPPVTGG; the protein is encoded by the coding sequence ATGAAACTCGAATTACGATTCTTTGCCTCTCTGCGAGAAGGCCTTGGACTTTCTAGCGAGAGTATTACTGCTCCAGCAGATGTCAAAACTATTGCTGACTTAAGGGCTTATCTTGCTCAACGAGGAAACCCTTGGGCTGATGTGCTGGCAAGTAGCAAGGTGATTCGTTGCGCCTTAAATCAAGAGATGGTGAGTGATTCCACTATGCTTGTGGAGGGTGCTGAAGTAGCTTTCTTCCCTCCGGTTACTGGTGGTTAA
- a CDS encoding DUF2244 domain-containing protein has protein sequence MKTWKMRRNCALTPGQLLKFYIALVVLSLTVATGFLLAGVKIILIFTAIELTAVTAGFLIYCRHALDYEEIEINGTRLIVRKFIAYKETVMEFNTRWARLSQPEEHAKVFSIAQTGQSVELGQFLRPEQFKNLLAELRPYLG, from the coding sequence ATGAAAACTTGGAAAATGCGGCGCAATTGTGCATTGACGCCAGGACAGCTTCTCAAGTTTTACATCGCTCTGGTTGTTCTTTCCTTAACTGTAGCCACAGGTTTTTTATTGGCTGGAGTAAAAATAATCCTGATCTTCACTGCGATTGAGTTAACTGCAGTCACGGCTGGTTTTTTGATTTACTGCCGACATGCCTTGGATTATGAAGAGATTGAGATCAATGGCACACGTCTCATTGTGCGGAAATTTATTGCTTACAAAGAGACTGTGATGGAATTTAATACCCGCTGGGCCAGGCTATCTCAGCCAGAAGAGCACGCAAAAGTATTTTCGATTGCGCAAACAGGGCAGAGCGTCGAGCTTGGCCAGTTTCTTAGACCTGAGCAATTTAAAAATCTCCTGGCAGAGCTGAGGCCCTATTTAGGTTAA
- a CDS encoding alpha-ketoglutarate-dependent dioxygenase AlkB encodes MQNVLFDHLNSSDPICLLEKNGRAEYFHHFYAADESDHLYTNLLSSVSWSADEIKMFGKLITTTRKVAWVGDPDCRYTYSGMQKEPQGWTKELLHMKHQLERTTGHTYNSCLLNLYHNGDEGMGWHSDDEKELDATSPIASISLGARRKFAFRNKLDKKTVSVFLEHGSLLIMYPPIQEHWQHSLLKTKTITIPRINLTFRKIITRL; translated from the coding sequence ATGCAAAACGTTTTATTCGACCACCTTAATTCGTCTGATCCAATCTGCCTTTTGGAGAAGAATGGGCGAGCTGAATATTTCCATCATTTTTATGCTGCGGATGAATCCGATCATCTTTATACAAACTTGCTAAGCTCAGTTTCTTGGTCAGCAGATGAGATCAAGATGTTTGGAAAACTAATCACAACCACGCGAAAAGTGGCTTGGGTGGGCGATCCCGATTGCCGGTATACCTATTCAGGTATGCAGAAGGAACCACAGGGCTGGACAAAGGAATTGCTTCACATGAAGCATCAACTTGAACGCACGACCGGCCATACCTACAATTCTTGCTTACTCAATCTGTATCACAATGGTGATGAAGGTATGGGTTGGCATAGTGACGACGAGAAAGAGTTGGATGCTACAAGCCCTATTGCTTCAATTAGCTTGGGTGCACGGCGTAAATTTGCATTCCGCAACAAGCTAGATAAAAAAACGGTATCGGTATTTCTTGAGCATGGCAGTCTGCTCATCATGTATCCACCTATTCAAGAACATTGGCAACACAGTCTTCTCAAGACAAAGACTATTACTATCCCAAGAATCAATCTCACCTTTCGAAAAATAATTACAAGATTATGA
- a CDS encoding DUF4149 domain-containing protein, translating into MVGIMLFFTVVVAPTVFKVLPVEWSSKYVRNFFPKYYASLGLVTLVCIFTEPDFTHRLYLIACAALFAFTLFFLTGKINTAKDEGKNKQFHLLHGLSVAINLAQLCIFIFLLAKT; encoded by the coding sequence ATGGTAGGAATCATGCTGTTTTTTACTGTTGTAGTGGCACCCACTGTTTTTAAGGTGCTCCCTGTTGAGTGGTCTAGTAAATATGTCAGGAACTTCTTCCCAAAATACTATGCCAGCTTAGGGCTCGTCACTTTGGTATGTATATTCACTGAACCGGATTTTACTCACAGACTTTACCTAATAGCATGTGCCGCGTTATTTGCTTTCACTCTATTTTTTCTAACAGGAAAAATCAATACTGCAAAAGATGAAGGCAAAAATAAGCAATTCCATCTATTGCACGGGCTAAGCGTTGCTATCAATCTCGCGCAGCTGTGTATTTTCATTTTTCTACTAGCCAAAACATAA
- the glp gene encoding gephyrin-like molybdotransferase Glp: MTKPPMLTAQQALDHLLSNAKAVGECETVTMQAALGRVLAENVNSLVDVPPLDNTSMDGYAVRSTDTQIPGSTLKIAQRIPAGSMGTQLEPGTAARIFTGAPVPPGADAVVMQEDCAIPEGSTDQVQVNIAPTSGQWIRRRGEDLTAGKTALCAGTFLRPQELGVAASAGLTHLNVKRKVRVAAFFTGDELSLPGEPLKPGGIYNSNRDTLLACIKSLGCDATDFGIVPDSLEATKETLRKASKDHDLIITSGGVSVGEEDHIKPAVTAEGRLDLWQIGIKPGKPLAFGAVRKSTENRDGETWFIGLPGNPVSSFVTFLLFVRPFILKLQGRDAGMPQSYPMRADFDWLKGDRRNEFLRVKINAQGGLDLFPNQSSGVLTSASWGDGLVDCPPGTTFKAGEMVKYIPFNALLA; encoded by the coding sequence ATGACTAAGCCTCCGATGTTGACTGCTCAGCAGGCTTTAGACCACCTGCTATCAAATGCAAAGGCTGTAGGTGAGTGTGAGACAGTCACTATGCAAGCTGCTCTCGGTCGTGTACTTGCTGAAAATGTAAATAGCCTCGTCGATGTGCCTCCACTTGATAACACGTCCATGGATGGTTATGCAGTGCGTAGTACAGATACTCAAATTCCTGGAAGCACTCTCAAGATTGCCCAACGCATCCCGGCGGGATCTATGGGTACGCAGCTAGAGCCAGGCACTGCTGCCAGAATCTTTACTGGTGCCCCAGTTCCTCCGGGTGCTGATGCTGTTGTGATGCAGGAGGACTGCGCTATTCCAGAGGGTTCAACTGATCAAGTGCAGGTCAATATTGCACCAACATCAGGTCAATGGATCCGTCGCAGAGGTGAGGACCTCACTGCTGGCAAAACAGCTTTATGTGCAGGGACCTTTCTGCGACCGCAAGAATTAGGTGTCGCAGCGTCTGCTGGCCTAACGCATTTAAATGTGAAGCGTAAAGTCAGGGTGGCAGCATTTTTCACGGGCGATGAGCTTTCTCTTCCCGGTGAACCGCTCAAACCCGGCGGTATCTATAACTCCAATCGCGATACTTTATTGGCATGTATTAAATCCTTGGGCTGCGATGCCACAGACTTTGGAATTGTTCCCGACAGCCTTGAGGCTACGAAAGAAACCCTGCGCAAGGCTAGTAAAGATCATGATTTGATTATTACTTCTGGCGGTGTATCTGTTGGTGAAGAGGATCACATCAAACCAGCTGTAACTGCTGAAGGTAGATTGGATCTTTGGCAGATTGGCATTAAGCCGGGTAAGCCTTTGGCTTTTGGTGCTGTGCGCAAGTCAACCGAGAACAGAGATGGTGAAACCTGGTTTATTGGACTGCCAGGAAACCCAGTATCTAGTTTTGTGACATTCCTCCTATTTGTACGCCCGTTTATTCTGAAGCTACAAGGACGAGATGCGGGTATGCCACAGTCTTACCCAATGCGAGCTGACTTTGATTGGCTTAAAGGAGATCGTCGCAATGAGTTCCTGCGCGTAAAAATCAATGCGCAGGGCGGTTTAGATCTATTCCCTAACCAAAGCTCTGGAGTACTCACAAGCGCTTCATGGGGTGATGGTTTAGTAGATTGCCCACCTGGGACAACATTCAAGGCTGGCGAGATGGTGAAGTACATTCCATTTAACGCGCTCCTCGCTTAA
- a CDS encoding exonuclease domain-containing protein: protein MTSKRVLPSIKVKSNSSSLMSFSEYEYLPLAFVDIETTGSHFERDRITEVGIKSLVDDRVEIWESLINPQTFIPQNIQSLTGIRPQMVSNQPPFEGLATEIARELEGKIFVAHNARFDYGFLKASFKRVGIDFKPKVLCTVKLSRLLFPEQTRHNLDTIISVHDLKISSRHRALGDADLLLQFWRVCEAKLGREALLKAVNQLIGNASLPPNIDKALVDSIPEGPGCYIFYGENRVPLYIGKSISLRSRVMGHFQGALTQRKEMKLSMQIRDIDWIETSGELGALILESRLIKERMPSLNIKLRRSKDLCAWQLDSDEQGVLTPRLVGHRELNPGVQENLYGLFYSKREANSYLKAIAKKYRLCEALLGLEKRIEAKPCFGYQVKQCGGACIGESSIELHNLQLKTALELFQVQVWPYPGPIAIKEAGHMHVVDRWRYLGTAINEEELYELADSGESEFDLDIYKILKKALARGFKSQVVPLRLRDPA from the coding sequence GTGACCTCAAAGCGAGTATTGCCAAGTATCAAGGTAAAAAGTAATTCCTCATCCCTCATGTCATTTAGTGAGTATGAATACCTTCCATTAGCCTTTGTTGATATTGAAACAACGGGATCCCATTTTGAGCGTGATCGTATTACGGAGGTAGGAATTAAATCCCTAGTGGATGATCGTGTGGAGATCTGGGAGAGCCTCATTAATCCGCAGACATTTATTCCGCAAAACATCCAAAGCCTGACTGGCATCCGTCCACAAATGGTAAGCAATCAACCGCCTTTTGAGGGACTCGCAACAGAAATTGCGCGAGAGCTAGAGGGTAAGATTTTTGTGGCCCATAACGCTCGTTTTGACTATGGTTTTTTGAAGGCATCTTTTAAGCGAGTGGGCATCGACTTCAAACCCAAAGTGCTTTGCACTGTGAAGCTCTCTCGATTGTTATTCCCTGAACAGACTAGACACAATCTAGATACCATCATCAGTGTGCATGATCTCAAGATTAGCTCGCGGCATCGTGCATTAGGTGACGCCGATTTACTACTTCAATTTTGGCGAGTATGTGAAGCAAAGCTGGGGCGTGAGGCTCTACTAAAAGCAGTTAATCAACTGATTGGTAATGCAAGCTTGCCACCCAACATTGATAAAGCCTTGGTGGACTCGATTCCAGAAGGGCCTGGTTGCTATATTTTTTATGGTGAGAACAGAGTTCCCTTGTATATCGGTAAAAGTATTTCTTTGCGTAGCAGAGTGATGGGGCATTTTCAGGGTGCTTTGACTCAGCGCAAGGAAATGAAACTCTCGATGCAGATTAGGGATATTGATTGGATTGAGACAAGTGGAGAATTAGGCGCTTTAATTTTGGAGTCTAGGCTTATTAAAGAGCGGATGCCTAGTTTGAACATTAAATTGCGCCGCTCCAAGGATTTATGTGCCTGGCAATTAGATTCTGATGAGCAGGGTGTCCTGACTCCTCGCCTAGTGGGTCATCGCGAGCTCAATCCTGGAGTTCAGGAAAATCTCTATGGTTTGTTCTACAGCAAGCGAGAGGCTAACTCCTATCTCAAGGCGATTGCGAAAAAATATCGTCTCTGTGAAGCGCTACTCGGCTTGGAAAAACGCATTGAGGCTAAACCTTGCTTTGGTTACCAAGTCAAGCAATGTGGTGGAGCTTGTATTGGAGAATCATCAATCGAGCTCCATAATTTACAACTCAAAACTGCCCTAGAGTTGTTTCAGGTTCAGGTTTGGCCTTACCCAGGACCTATTGCAATCAAAGAGGCTGGTCACATGCATGTAGTGGATCGCTGGCGTTATCTAGGAACAGCGATCAATGAGGAAGAGCT
- a CDS encoding oxygenase MpaB family protein yields the protein MIDELIRRSIREMVGGGGPPVAFLEPPGDRGLFGPESIAWKVHADFISMMIGGISSLVLQALHPKALAGVWDHSSFREDLKGRLGRTAFFIAATTYGSQEMAANAISRVNQIHQKVTGFDEFNEPYRANDPNLLAWVHLTETRSFMRSYESYRSEVLRSQQKDQYFAEMKILGEKLGATHLPDTYLATEQAIKQYIPQLHYGDRAKTIIALLDHFPSNLSSKPFVKMISRAGFLNLPDWVYPIIGRPIPGRIERLAMSSAIRLMAIPVREALKDGVAAHSLRRVYGSPK from the coding sequence ATGATTGATGAGCTCATCCGTCGCTCAATTCGAGAAATGGTCGGCGGTGGCGGTCCCCCCGTTGCATTTTTAGAGCCACCTGGCGATAGGGGCCTATTCGGTCCCGAATCAATAGCCTGGAAAGTCCACGCCGATTTTATTTCCATGATGATTGGTGGTATCAGCTCCCTGGTGCTTCAAGCCCTTCACCCCAAGGCACTTGCTGGAGTATGGGACCACTCTAGCTTCAGGGAAGATCTCAAAGGAAGATTAGGAAGAACGGCATTCTTCATTGCCGCAACTACCTATGGCTCTCAAGAAATGGCTGCTAATGCTATTAGTCGGGTTAATCAGATTCACCAGAAAGTCACTGGGTTTGATGAATTTAACGAACCTTATAGAGCCAATGACCCCAATTTGCTTGCATGGGTACACCTAACAGAAACTCGTAGCTTTATGCGTTCCTATGAGTCATACCGAAGCGAAGTTCTTCGAAGTCAACAGAAAGATCAGTATTTCGCAGAAATGAAAATACTCGGCGAAAAATTAGGTGCCACTCATTTACCTGATACCTACCTAGCTACAGAGCAAGCCATCAAACAATACATTCCCCAGCTTCACTATGGGGATAGGGCTAAAACCATCATCGCACTACTAGATCATTTTCCAAGCAATCTTAGTTCCAAGCCTTTTGTCAAAATGATTAGTCGCGCAGGCTTTCTGAATCTACCTGATTGGGTGTACCCCATCATTGGCCGCCCTATTCCTGGGCGAATTGAACGACTGGCAATGAGTTCGGCTATTCGGCTGATGGCAATTCCAGTTAGAGAGGCGCTGAAAGATGGTGTAGCTGCCCATTCCCTTCGCAGAGTGTACGGATCACCTAAATGA